From Carassius carassius chromosome 15, fCarCar2.1, whole genome shotgun sequence:
TTTTCCGCATGAGTGATCCGGACGCGGAACACagacttcttccatttatacttccgaaagcgtatgctgatggtccgctctgcaacaaacatgtgaacaaacaattgttcagaattattgcacatctgggtgtctttatattcttttattgacggattACACAGGTTCGACGTGAGAGAGATGAgggtgcatatgtgtgtgttaaggctgtcacttttgagaaaaatctaatttgaaCGGATAttgaatatcatgcaatgtattcgaatatattcgaatatctacgtgaccgcacagacgtgcctggctactagctattatttgcttgatttggtcatgggcctacgctacaatgcgtctagagtgccctctactggataagatggcaaagaataaaataaaaaacaaacggtttaatcatagactgtaaagaatgcgctacacatggtattttaaaaaccggatattttatttataattcgattacggatatttcacgccATGTTTGAATgtatattcgaatatcgaataaaaagtgacagccctagtgtgtgtgtgaaggtgttcttttttttttggctatactCTCTTGCAGTTGAAAGTGAATACATTTAGTACTTAAAAACATCAAAGCTAAACATCATATCTAGTCAAACCGCATCATGACATCGCTACAAATACAGTATGGGATTAAAATTAGTGAACATCAATGTATAGGCTTAGGCTACGTTACCTTGTTTCAGCTACGCTTGGTGAAACAGCATGGAGTGAATGTTTTTGGTTCAGATGCTGAATCATTGAAGTTTGAATCAGATCCCTGCGTGTATAGTGCGCGTCATATGAATTTAatgaggcttcgaggcagagttTTTGCCTCTAGGAATTTTTGCAATCGTGTTAATCGAGTAACTCgatgaatcgtttcagccctaatatatatacataaacacatttttgcaATGATTACTCAAATGTGGTGATCAAACATTTATAATGATGTGACAGAGTAATGGAGGCAGggcatttaacaatttaacattaaactttattaTCCAAAATGGGTCTGACAATGCACTGAACAGTAAAGTTGAAGTTTATTCAActttaattcaattcagttccATTCAACTTCATTCTGTTGAAGTTTATTTCACATCAGAACATTAATTCACGGATTTGCACTaccgtcttcacacacagactaaACTTACTAGAAAAGTGTgaagtgtgacataatatacctctgtaaataaatacaatagaaattcacatcttgcacactttaatgccctttgaatgtaACATTTACGTTCCcttggaactggaatcatggtggaattTCATGTGAGaccacttcacagggcacttacAGTCCAATAAGACCGTACTTGAATGCTGCCTGAACAAGAGACCTCCTTACTGATCTCACGAATGCGCTGGCGGATCTCCCCCAAATTCTGAGGATTCCTTCAGCTTGAGGAGCCCTCTCGAATGCACGGGTGGTCTCATTCGAAAGAGCGCCTCTAGACGTACACTCGATTGCATTCTAGAGGGTTCCTCAAGCTGAAGGGATCCCCTGAATTTGGTGCGAATCTGCACCATTATGGAGATATGGCCGTTCAAAGTTTCAATGGTTTTCCATAGACTTAAGCTTTAAAGTGTTTCATCCAGGTCACCAGTAGCAAACAACGGACAAACTAAGTAATTACaccatttcaagcattttatctgcattattggttctgtaaaaaaaaaaaaaaattcaaatcatcGGCATATCTGCGGCATATTAACCAATACCAATATATCGGCGACTAGCTCATATCAGCCAATAATATTGGCAAATCGTTATATATGTCATAGTTTTAATTATGATATTCTCTATGTGAGGCATAGACttgaattctatatatatatatatatatatatatatatatatatatatatatatatatatatatatatatatatatatatatatatatatatatatatatattaacaacaaGTTggtacaaaattattgtaataaaaaaaatagtgaactgtggaaaaaaaaaaagtgttctgtgGTGCAGCATAATTGTTTCCAATTTATTCTTTGCTCATTACATCACCATAGACGTAAACTTAAACTTTCTGAATTATTAAAATCATTGACTTATTGCAGGTTTTTGAGATATGCATATTGcattatgtacataataaatttTTCAATAGTTTTAATAAAAGCAGTAACTGATAGTTCAGTGGCATTGTTCAGCTCCTCCAGTGCTTTCCTGTGCTGGCTTCTCAGCTGACCACCACTTTCTGTCAGGATGCTTCGGGCAGTGCAGTTTAAGGCATAAAGGATCAGAGCTTTTATGTGCATTTGATTTTATGCAGCCTTCAAGTCATGTTGGAGTGAATGtaatctacactgtaaaaaatgaatcatgggtcttgtaattttcataaaaaaaatattaaggtgataatttaaaataatgtgtggatttcattaaagaaattgtgATTCAGTTTTGTATAGAAAATGCTGAAGactttttactaataaaaccaaGAGATGTGTTTTCCTAATTTTTTAAGGAGACTTAAGCAGTTTTGATGCTTGAATTGGGGAACtgatttaactaaaataattaaggaaagaaggttgcctatttattttaagagaattagctcaattttgcagttttattttagaggtgattgttagttcccagcatgctttgcatatggctgtatatggagagtaaattttgaaattaaatgctactTTATGTTTTTGAGCGAAGGGAAGCAtctaatgtttaatgttcagttatgtttGACATTTGTAAGAGTTTCTGTTACATTGAAGTTTCCATTGCGCAGTGCAATCGTTACCACTGTGCAGAAGAGTAGAGCTTATGGTTATGGATACTACTCCTCTAAGGCAATAAGCCTTGTTTAATGAGCAGTAGCTTTGCAAGTGCAGTACTTTCCAGCATTTCTCAAGTATTTCCCTACTTGAGCTGTTTGGCTGTATAAAGTCTTGttaatgtataaaataacaaaatacaaacagaccTCACTCAAAATCACAGACTTTTGAGAATCAGAATAAATGAGCACAAATTTCcctaattatattaaatgaattGTGTCATAGATCAATTTAGGagatttcacatgatttattcaggtagattccataaaaaaaaaaaaatcaagcctgaaaaactactcaaaaatattatgtgtaatattgttaccttagttttttttaagtaattagctcattaatttttttacagtgtatgagaTAAGTGCACATGAATGGTACTTTCTGTTAATATTGACTGTACAGtttagtctgtgtgtgttttgtgtgctgTTGATGAGGAATCACTATAAAGCTTACTAGAAAATAGTACTCATTTAGCCAGTTTTTGAGGCGGCAGACTTGCGTGACAAAACTAAATTTTCCATCATTATCTATGCATCATTCTTGTGCTGACACAGAGAAAACATCAATTACACACACAACTTGCTCTTCTTTGTGTTgcatttgaacaaaaaaaagtttcctgtcttacataaaatacaaaagagAGACATAAACAAAACTGCTAACTCAACCATTTATTCAGACTAAATGACTAGTTTGAACTAAAATCATTTGAATGCACATGTTTGTAATTATGACTTCCAAATGCACAAGTAGGAAATTCTCACGAGGACTTCAAGAGTTAAGAACGGAAAAAACTTTTAATGCTATGCTGATTGGTTAGGTTAGCTCAAACAGCGTTGAAAACTTGTTACATTTTGTCTTTAATATCACTTTTGATATTTGTGTATGTGAcaaaattacaattgttttattatgactttggaggtcagcagaaaaaaaatcctttttgatGAGCCCTGttttgtgtgtgggtgggtgttttTCCCCTCAATATGTTGTAATAACATAATTTGGGACTTTAAAATGTGCCTGATACAGCGCTATCATAGTAGCCATCTTTCTAATGAATTGCATATTCTCTGTAATGGAAACTGAAGCGCACTGCTAGGCTCCACAGCAGAGGTCACAGGAAAGACATGTAACTGCTGGAGTCAACAGATCTCTGGTGATGTGCACCAATATGATGCACAGAGCCAAAGCTTAAACATGGCCTCACAGTCTGTTTTCTTATCTTGCTCTTTAGGTTTGGCCAAAACAGTTCTTCTGCTGTGAGGGAGAATTGCTCTCCTGTCTTTTCTCTCTCCTAATGCCCCCTTCTGCACTGTAAATTCATGATCACATAACTTTGGATATGGACGCAGTCCTGTCCGACTTTGTCCGTTCTACTGGAGCTGAACCCGGACTGGCCAGAGACCTGCTGGAGGGTGAGTCAAAACCATCCTCTTCCCCAACACCCTCTCTGATTTCATATACAgacataaataatatttatgcaattttttattattatgatattatatgTTACTTTTCTTGATTATACATACTTTACAAAACTACATGAGCCATGTAGAGTTCAATATGGTGTCTTCCCTGACTAAGGTCTTTATGATTAAATGTCTGCAGAAGAGCAAAACCACATCTGTATAAATGTGTGCCGTAAAGCCTTAACAAACCCATGACATGTTGCCCAGCAACACTGGTGATAAGAGAATgagttaaaacatgtataattcTGCAGTATGCATACTTGACAGTCGGTACTGACCAGTATTTGCACAAGCAACTGCAGCGGAATGTGTCATTGAACTTTGCTGCGATATCGGGTTAATATTTAAACTCCTAAGCTGAGGTGCAGTGGAACTATGACCTCTTATTTTCTTGCATGCCTCATGAATGTGGCTTTCTTCGCAGGAAAGAACTGGAACCTCTCGGCTGCACTGAGTGACTTTGAACAGCTGAGACAAGTGCACGCTGGGAACCTCTCATGCACCTTTGCTGAAGAGAGAGAGTATCCTTCCTTTGAAAAGGAGATGGCCCGGATGGGGCGGCCTCTCTTGCATCGCCAAGATGAGGTTGTTCAAGGTACGAAAGCACTAGAAGGTCTGTCTGCACGGTCTGACTTTAATTCTCAAATGTGgtttataatttttgtaaatgatttacCATGATCATGACAGTTAGTTGCTTATGTCATTTCAAAGCCTTGCCCACTCTCACCTGACTAACCTTCTTTTGCGAATTGAAGGTAGTAGAGGACTGATAACAATAGGTCCACCAGATAATAGCTTACCAGTGTCTAGTTTTATATTCTCTAATATACGCAGTAATCTGAACATGTATCATGGCAGCAGCCACGGAGAAGCGACTTTCGAGGGGAATCTCTCACGCCAGCTCCACCATAGTCTCTCTGGCCCGCTCACACGTGTCCAGTACAGGCGGCAGCAACGAGCCACTTCTGGACACTCCGCTCTGCACCTTCCAGTTGCCTGACCTCACCGTCTACAGGGACGACTTCCGCGGCTTCATCGAGAGAGACCTCATTGAGCAGTCCATGATGGTGGCCTTGGAGCAAGCTGGTTAGTTATTTCATTTCAAGAATCTCTCCTCCGACAGCTGAACcaaatattttgatattatgAGTTTTATAGTCAGATATTTCTAACTTGTTTCTGTTAGCTGCTTTAATCTCTACTGTCTACATAAGCATCCTGActaaaatgtaacattataaGTGACTGATTTGAAATGCAGTACATAGGCACCATATTGTGCTTCTCATGTGACGCACACAGTAGTTTTGTCATTAGAGTGATAGTCTAATAAGCTTAAAGATACACAGCACACAAAATTAATGGTAAAATAGTCTTCTTTTGTAGATTTAActatttaattaattatgaatGATGTGAATAAAtatttctatgtatattttgGTCCACTATTGCCCTTCTAGTGTTGCCTACGTAGGTATTGTAGCGGTCAAGTTTTTGAAAAAGACAGGCTGTGTCCGCAATCATATACTAAGTAAAAGTAGATACTTATTTTGAAGTTATTACTTTGTGACCATTaaaaagtatgttctatataTGCTAAATTCATGTAGTATCAGTGTAATACGGACATACTGATTTTATGATGTCATTGTCATTTGTGCTACCAGCATCAGTTGCGTCACTTCATTGCCATTCACATATTCTTTCCTGTAGCCTCATGGGTTGGtaaagtgagtgacgtgacattcagccaagtatggtgacccatactcagaatttgtgctctgcatttaacccatccgaagtgcacacacacagagcagtgataacacacacacacacaatgtgaacacacacctggagcagtgggcagccatttatgctgcggcgcccggggagcagttgggggttcggtgccttgctcaagggcacctaagtctccATTGGATGCACACTTCAGGATCTCAActggaaaaatacttttttaaccgCTTTAAAAATACTGTGAATTCAGACATCCTACTGTTTGCACAATTGTTTTTGACTACTATATTAGAGGGAAGTATGGGATTTTGGAAGGCAGCCATAAAACATAGTATCTTGGGTTTCTTGATTTgagaaataaatgcttttttttttttttcaacaggacgGTTGAACTGGTGGACTCATTTGGGGACCGGCTGTCAGAGTTTATTACCTCTGGCTACGAGTGGTGATGGTAACTGTCTGTTACATGCTGCCTCACTGGGTAAGTGTTCAAACTGACTTTTTGTATGTAAGCTATCAGCACAGAGTTTTTATACATATTCATTCCACCTTAAAGGTTTCTAAAAGTTTGTTGGTGTTACACATGGCTTGAATATTTAAAGCTAAAAATGTATTCTTCCTGTGAATTAATGTGTTATAGAGTTCTATATAagtgcttttttttctgtattagatttatagtgtaaatatatactgtGACTTATGTCCAAAACAACTGTAAAAGGACTGCATACTTGCCTAGAAACCACTGCCAGGTGTAATCTTAAGATATGAATTCAGTAATTATGTTTAAAACATTGTTATGCAGGTATGTGGGGCTTTCATGATCGAGACCTAATGCTGCGGAAGTCTCTCTATGCACTGATTGATCATGGGCAGGAAAGGGAGGCTTTAAAGCGAAGGTGGAGATGGCAACAAACCATGCAGAACAAAGAGGTTAGAGCACTTTATCATTATGTGTTTTACAAACAGATGGCAACAGATAATGCTGATCCGTTTAGTATAAATTACCATTGTAaagagtgttgtgtgtgtttttcttttacattttcttaaagaattgaatactttatttacaaactaaacaaaaaatgacagcaaagacatttatagtggTATAaacgatttctattttaaataaactattttgttttgaattttctattcatcaaagaattctgaaaaattatcagtttccacaaaaataagcagcacaattgatttcaccattgatattaataagaaatgtttcttgagctactgatcagcatataagaatgatttctgaaggatcatgtgacactgaagaccggagtaatgatgctgaaaattcagcttagatcacaggaataaattacatttactacagattgtaatatttcaccatattagtttttttactgaattgttgatcgaataaatgcagcttcttttaaatatatatatatatatatatatatatatatatatatatatatatatatatatataggggaaaATTAGAAAATCTGCACACAGTTGGTGTTTGTTTCAgcctaatatttgtgtgtgtggatttgtGTGCAGTCGGGACTGGTTTACACAGAGGAAGAGTGGCAGAAAGAGTGGAATGAGTTATTGAAACTGGCATCCAGTGAACCAAGGATACACTACAGCACTAATGGCAGCAACGGGTGTGTTTATTACATCTGATTTTATTTTCTGCTTTGAAAGCTGTAAACAGAGGTTTCTGGAGTGGTTTACTCATGCTGTTAGTGTGTTTTGTGTCCCGCAGTGCCGAGTCACAGGAGGAGCCGGTGTACGAGAGCCTGGAGGAGTTTCATGTGTTCGTTCTTGCTCACGTGCTCCGCAGGCCGATAGTGGTTGTGGCTGACACCATGCTGCGGGACTCTGGGGGAGAAGGTAAATAAAGACAGAATGTTCAATTTTAggtaaactattttttaaatgagGGGAGTATTACACACTTTGAGGTACTCTAACATTTACCACTCAGAAGGCCTTCCTTGTATATCGAAGTCAAGTTGTAAAAATGGCTCATCTTAAAAATGGAGAAATGGAAATCTTAATGGTTATATTGTAACCAAGAACAAATTAGCATGACTGTGATTGTAACGGAGAAATGCAGTGGCACACAAGTGTTGACTATGTCCCCTGTATTTAATGCATTTTCCATTTGTCCTCTCATGTTCCATAAGCAAAGCTTATCATTTTTGTCTGTTGTTTAGCTTTTGCACCTATCCCATTTGGAGGGATTTACCTGCCCCTAGAAGTACCAGCCAACAAGTGCCACCGCTCCCCTCTCGTCCTGGCATATGACCAGGCCCATTTCTCTGCTCTGGTCTCAATGGAGCAGAAAGACAGTTCCAAAGAACAAGGTGAGGAGTGGTTTATATGTAGCAAATCGGTTTGCTTTTTTAGGGTTCATGCAGTGTGCTGTTCTTGCCTGATAAACCAGTTTTTCAAAGCAAGACAGAACAAAATCTGCAATAATTTATTGTTTCCAGAAAGTCTTTTTATCCACTTTAATCCATCGTATTTCTTCAGAGTCCTTAGTCTTGGAGTTCATTTGAATACTGTATTGTGTTTGTAAATAAGTGTGATATAAATAAGTAGGGAAGTAGTGAAATTCAGAATGATACTAACCATTTGTTACCTTTTGTTTGGTTAAAAACCTCCACAGTGGTGATCCCTCTGACAGACTCGGATCATAAGATGCTGCCTTTGCACTTTGCTGTGGATCCTGGAGAAGACTGGGAATGGGGCAAAGATGACAACGATAATGTGATGCTGGCAAGGTAGGATTTCATTTGCATTCGTCTGTTTAAGGAATATTCTAGGTTTGAAACTATTTTCAGTATGCATTTGCAATCTGAATTCAAtttaacaatgtgtttttttttattttattttatctttatataaACATCATCATTTCCTAGCTTTTTGAGGTGCTCATCACTTTCTCTGCTCCACTGTCAGTTTCAGCTGTGCAATCCACTGTACAAGTGTGCCACCtagtttaatgaataaaaaaggcCCAGGCTCATGCATATAAATAAGCTCAATTGACCGCATTTTTGAGATGCTGTCAGTTACCACAGACGATAATTCAGACTCGGATTGAAAAAAGAATAACAAGCATAAATTGTTTACAGTATTAACCTTGCATGTTAAGTCTGTAGCGAGACATTCTGGAGAGTTTTGAAGCTAAAATGCATGGCTCATACTTTTGTTACAATTATATGAGTAATTTCTCCACATGTGTTTATACAATCTGAGGGATGAGTCAGAATTATTTCTTGTGGTAATCAACAGCATGTCACAAATGCCATCCATAGATTTTCGCTTGTTTTAAACCTGGAACATTCTTGTAATTGCTATGTGTTGTGCATATACCAAATTTGttctgaaaaatgtttttaaaatattctggTTATTTTGGCTATGTGGTGCAAAATAACTCAGCTCTGACTTATTTACAGCAGAGTTTAGTAATGTCTGACCTTAATGACGGCATAAGCCCTGTGGAGCCTGCTGGGACTGTGCACTGTTGGCCAACACTTAAAATTAGCAACTCTCATTCTTTAATGCAGATTATCACTAAATGCTTTCTATGAATGGAACACTGAGAAGCTCTCAAATAGCTCAGGGCTGCATCTGTAGTTCCTTTTATTCCCACAGCTTTCACATGTGTCACTATATGAAATAATTTACTTACCTTTTTAAATACCTCAGCACACATTTCTTGTGACTTTTCCCAACTTAGCaaatgttattttgtattttcataaaacatgctcattgttttgcatttaattttttttaaaggtatttaaagtgctatttATGAGTGAATATTAGCACTCTGACCTTCCTCTTGTTTGGTTTCAGTGTAACCTTATCTCTGGAGGCCAAGCTCCATCTGCTGCATAGCTACATGACTGTCACCTGGCTTCCTCTACCCTGTGAGGTACAGGTGAGCTTCTTGCTTTGTTTGACATGCTAAGAATAATTTAACTGTTTTAGTGTAAACTATCAGCCAGAAACCTTTGGTAAATTTGCTCtgacgacaacaacaacaaaaaaagtacatataaaaaatgttttaaagctaCTCTCATTATGtaaaattcttaaaataagtGATGATTCTAATTACACTGCCAAACTGGCAGTGTTTTCTGGTCACTTCTCCTTTTCATTCACTTCTCATTTTCATTCATCTTAATAGAAACTTGTCTGGAAAAAATCTATGATATAATGATTctttgttgaaaaataaattatcaattgtacaaacacatttatttgaaGATGAGTTAAATCATTTTCCCTTATTGTttacgtttaaaaaaaatgtatgcacggACTATGTAgactttattataattaaaatatttaatttttgttttgttttttgttgtatgTAAAAGTCAAAAAAGTAATTTGGATATGGGTATGATGttctaattaaaaataagaaagtaattataaattattattattattattatttttttttgcattcacagCAGGCCCCATTGGCCCAGCCAGAGTCACCTACAGCATCTGCAGGAGAGGATGCCCGCACCCCGCCAGACTCTGGAGAGTCTGATAAGGAGTCCGTCAGCAGCAGTTCCAATGGCAATGGAGACAGCAGTACAACTGGAACCAGTGTCACAACAGGCAAAACAAATGGTGGATCTTCCAGCTCCTCTAGCTCATCCAGTAACAGTTCAGCAGGGACAACTGGCACAATTGGAAAGGAGAAGggaaagaaagacaaagaaaagGATAAGGACAAGAAACGTGCAGACTCCGTTGCCAACAAACTGGGTAGCTTTGGCAAGAGCTTGGGCAGTAAGCTGAAAAAGAATGTGGGAGGCCTGATGACAGGAAAGAATGCAAGTGGAAGTGGATCCAAACAGGAGGGTCAAGAGAAGAAGAAAGGCTCTCTGAAAGGTCGTAAGGGCAGTAAGGACAGCTCTCCCTCCATTCATACTGGCTCTGAGGACTCTGGGAAAGGTTCACCCTCCTCAACCAGCGAGCGACAAAATGGAAGCTACTCTTCTGAAGGTGACCCTTTTAAGTACAGCTCGGATGTGAAAGTGAGCCTCAGCGTCCTCCGATCCGCTATGCAAGGTGAAAGGAAGTACATCTTCACTGCGCTACTCACTACAAGCAACCGGCAGCCGTTTCAGGAGGAAATGATACAACGCTACCTGCTTGATGCTGAGGAGCGCTTCCATGCCGAACAGGAACAGAGAAGGGAAGCTGAGCGGAAAACGGCTGGTGGTTTCGCAACGACTGCTGGGTCCCAACTAAAAAAGGACGGGCCTGAGCTGAGTTACAGAAATTTTGAAGGCAAAGAGGAAGTCACTGATAACTCACCTCCTACTTTTAACGCTTTGAAGTCGTCGTCTTTCAGTCCGGTGATGTACTCCGGCGTGGTCCCAATTCCTAGGGCCACCTTCATTAACCACTCTCCTTCCCCACTCACACAGCATCTCCATATGCATGGTTATTTGGATACACGACGGCAGCTGGCAGGAGGTTCGCCGTCTTCTTACCCAGGCCTACCATCCTATGCTACCTTGCCCCGACACTGCCCCCTACCACAGGGCCCGCCCCATACCCAGTACCACCCTCCCTCCACCAGCTTGGGGAGTCCATCCCGTATCATCAGTCCCTGCATGATGTCTTTTCCCCAAGATCATGACCCAATTGATTACCCAACCGAACCTGCTGGAGGTTACACGAATGGCTTGCGGGACTCACATTTTACTTTGGACAGCCGCAATGGGCCGATGCCTGTGAGGCATTACTCTTTAGGCAGTGCGGGTGGTCTCGCCAACCTGCAGTCCAGCAAATGCCGAACGCCTACATGTAATTACTACGGCCACCCAGAGACGGGCAATTACTGTTCGTACTGCTACAGAGAGGAGCTGAAGAGACGGGAAACAGAGACCGCTATCCATAGATTTTGAATGGACAATCTCTGTCCGGTTTCTCTCCTATAGGATTCATTAGAACCCACCGTGTGAGCTACAACATATCCTGTTTTTGTGGAACTTGCTTTAAGACACAAGTTCGGCCTTTCTGAACCAGGTTACTGAGACTCTGCGCCCACAATGAATGGCCATTGTGAGAATAGGACTGCTGTTGTTACATTTGCTGTGGCTCATAGGCAGAAGCTTTAAGCTCCGCCCAGATTTGCTTGACGTGGTCATCCTCTTTCCTGTCTCCTTGTCTCCTCCTAGTGGCGAGAATGTAGAGCACAGACAATTGACATTGGAGCACAATGTGCTACATTGCATCACATGAACATGCTGCGTACCCCAAAATACACGTTAAGCACAACCAGAAAATACGTATTTATATCAGCTGAGTttgtatacataaaaataaacatttcatgtaGGATTTCAGGTGCAGTCAAAGTAAGACTTGCCATATTGCGATTGTAAGGCAAAAAACACACTGTTAACTTCAAGTGAGCGTTATCTGCATTGGCCCAACGCTACAATAATTTAACTTGCACCCCTTTGGAAGCCATACCGACTGGCTTGAATGAGCTAAAATGGTGCTTTCTCGTTTCTAAGATGTTCAACTTATGGAACTAAACCTTGATAGCCAAAGGTTTCGCTTTGGGTCTTCACATGTCCACATAAAAAAATCAGTCGTTTATGTTCTGCTAAGTGTTTCCACAATATTTAAAAGTGCAAG
This genomic window contains:
- the otud7b gene encoding OTU domain-containing protein 7B isoform X3 — translated: MDAVLSDFVRSTGAEPGLARDLLEGKNWNLSAALSDFEQLRQVHAGNLSCTFAEEREYPSFEKEMARMGRPLLHRQDEVVQAATEKRLSRGISHASSTIVSLARSHVSSTGGSNEPLLDTPLCTFQLPDLTVYRDDFRGFIERDLIEQSMMVALEQAGRLNWWTHLGTGCQSLLPLATSGDGNCLLHAASLGMWGFHDRDLMLRKSLYALIDHGQEREALKRRWRWQQTMQNKESGLVYTEEEWQKEWNELLKLASSEPRIHYSTNGSNGAESQEEPVYESLEEFHVFVLAHVLRRPIVVVADTMLRDSGGEAFAPIPFGGIYLPLEVPANKCHRSPLVLAYDQAHFSALVSMEQKDSSKEQVVIPLTDSDHKMLPLHFAVDPGEDWEWGKDDNDNVMLASVTLSLEAKLHLLHSYMTVTWLPLPCEQAPLAQPESPTASAGEDARTPPDSGESDKESVSSSSNGNGDSSTTGTSVTTGKTNGGSSSSSSSSSNSSAGTTGTIGKEKGKKDKEKDKDKKRADSVANKLGSFGKSLGSKLKKNVGGLMTGKNASGSGSKQEGQEKKKGSLKGRKGSKDSSPSIHTGSEDSGKGSPSSTSERQNGSYSSEGDPFKYSSDVKVSLSVLRSAMQGERKYIFTALLTTSNRQPFQEEMIQRYLLDAEERFHAEQEQRREAERKTAGGFATTAGSQLKKDGPELSYRNFEGKEEVTDNSPPTFNALKSSSFSPVMYSGVVPIPRATFINHSPSPLTQHLHMHGYLDTRRQLAGGSPSSYPGLPSYATLPRHCPLPQGPPHTQYHPPSTSLGSPSRIISPCMMSFPQDHDPIDYPTEPAGGYTNGLRDSHFTLDSRNGPMPVRHYSLGSAGGLANLQSSKCRTPTCNYYGHPETGNYCSYCYREELKRRETETAIHRF
- the otud7b gene encoding OTU domain-containing protein 7B isoform X1 — its product is MDAVLSDFVRSTGAEPGLARDLLEGKNWNLSAALSDFEQLRQVHAGNLSCTFAEEREYPSFEKEMARMGRPLLHRQDEVVQAATEKRLSRGISHASSTIVSLARSHVSSTGGSNEPLLDTPLCTFQLPDLTVYRDDFRGFIERDLIEQSMMVALEQAGRLNWWTHLGTGCQSLLPLATSGDGNCLLHAASLGMWGFHDRDLMLRKSLYALIDHGQEREALKRRWRWQQTMQNKESGLVYTEEEWQKEWNELLKLASSEPRIHYSTNGSNGAESQEEPVYESLEEFHVFVLAHVLRRPIVVVADTMLRDSGGEAFAPIPFGGIYLPLEVPANKCHRSPLVLAYDQAHFSALVSMEQKDSSKEQVVIPLTDSDHKMLPLHFAVDPGEDWEWGKDDNDNVMLASVTLSLEAKLHLLHSYMTVTWLPLPCEVQQAPLAQPESPTASAGEDARTPPDSGESDKESVSSSSNGNGDSSTTGTSVTTGKTNGGSSSSSSSSSNSSAGTTGTIGKEKGKKDKEKDKDKKRADSVANKLGSFGKSLGSKLKKNVGGLMTGKNASGSGSKQEGQEKKKGSLKGRKGSKDSSPSIHTGSEDSGKGSPSSTSERQNGSYSSEGDPFKYSSDVKVSLSVLRSAMQGERKYIFTALLTTSNRQPFQEEMIQRYLLDAEERFHAEQEQRREAERKTAGGFATTAGSQLKKDGPELSYRNFEGKEEVTDNSPPTFNALKSSSFSPVMYSGVVPIPRATFINHSPSPLTQHLHMHGYLDTRRQLAGGSPSSYPGLPSYATLPRHCPLPQGPPHTQYHPPSTSLGSPSRIISPCMMSFPQDHDPIDYPTEPAGGYTNGLRDSHFTLDSRNGPMPVRHYSLGSAGGLANLQSSKCRTPTCNYYGHPETGNYCSYCYREELKRRETETAIHRF
- the otud7b gene encoding OTU domain-containing protein 7B isoform X2 encodes the protein MDAVLSDFVRSTGAEPGLARDLLEGKNWNLSAALSDFEQLRQVHAGNLSCTFAEEREYPSFEKEMARMGRPLLHRQDEVVQATEKRLSRGISHASSTIVSLARSHVSSTGGSNEPLLDTPLCTFQLPDLTVYRDDFRGFIERDLIEQSMMVALEQAGRLNWWTHLGTGCQSLLPLATSGDGNCLLHAASLGMWGFHDRDLMLRKSLYALIDHGQEREALKRRWRWQQTMQNKESGLVYTEEEWQKEWNELLKLASSEPRIHYSTNGSNGAESQEEPVYESLEEFHVFVLAHVLRRPIVVVADTMLRDSGGEAFAPIPFGGIYLPLEVPANKCHRSPLVLAYDQAHFSALVSMEQKDSSKEQVVIPLTDSDHKMLPLHFAVDPGEDWEWGKDDNDNVMLASVTLSLEAKLHLLHSYMTVTWLPLPCEVQQAPLAQPESPTASAGEDARTPPDSGESDKESVSSSSNGNGDSSTTGTSVTTGKTNGGSSSSSSSSSNSSAGTTGTIGKEKGKKDKEKDKDKKRADSVANKLGSFGKSLGSKLKKNVGGLMTGKNASGSGSKQEGQEKKKGSLKGRKGSKDSSPSIHTGSEDSGKGSPSSTSERQNGSYSSEGDPFKYSSDVKVSLSVLRSAMQGERKYIFTALLTTSNRQPFQEEMIQRYLLDAEERFHAEQEQRREAERKTAGGFATTAGSQLKKDGPELSYRNFEGKEEVTDNSPPTFNALKSSSFSPVMYSGVVPIPRATFINHSPSPLTQHLHMHGYLDTRRQLAGGSPSSYPGLPSYATLPRHCPLPQGPPHTQYHPPSTSLGSPSRIISPCMMSFPQDHDPIDYPTEPAGGYTNGLRDSHFTLDSRNGPMPVRHYSLGSAGGLANLQSSKCRTPTCNYYGHPETGNYCSYCYREELKRRETETAIHRF